One bacterium DNA window includes the following coding sequences:
- the rplS gene encoding 50S ribosomal protein L19: MNKLDLVAASQMKTDIPVFHPGDTVNVHVKVIEGDKERIQVFQGVVINRKGAGINATFTVRKISEGIGVERIFPLHSPNIAKIENVREGKVRRAKLYYLRNLRGKAARIGEKRAQ, from the coding sequence ATGAATAAACTGGATCTTGTGGCAGCTTCGCAAATGAAAACCGACATTCCTGTGTTTCACCCGGGCGATACGGTCAATGTGCACGTCAAGGTAATCGAAGGCGATAAGGAGCGCATCCAGGTTTTCCAGGGTGTTGTGATTAACCGCAAGGGCGCCGGCATCAACGCCACCTTTACGGTGCGCAAGATTTCGGAAGGCATTGGTGTGGAGCGCATTTTCCCGCTGCATTCGCCGAACATAGCCAAGATCGAGAATGTGCGCGAAGGCAAAGTGCGCCGCGCCAAGCTCTATTATCTGCGCAATCTGCGCGGCAAAGCAGCCCGTATTGGCGAGAAACGCGCCCAGTAA
- the ffh gene encoding signal recognition particle protein: protein MFQELSEKLEGVLRNLRGQGKLTEKNIAESMREVRRVLLEADVNYKVAKQFIAEVEQRALGQEVLRSITPGQMVVKIIYDEMTRLLGEKEAPLQFGKALPGVILLAGLQGSGKTTFAGKLARHLRKKGRNPLMIAADIYRPAAVEQLKVLGRSLSIPVYAEESRDAAAIAVHGLDYARKNLLDTAIIDTAGRLHIDAEMMAEVSRIKEATAPAEILFVADSMTGQDAVTTARAFQEQLDFTGVVLTKMDGDARGGAALSIRAVTGKPIKFVSAGEKLDELEPFHPDRLASRILGMGDVVSLVEKAQEAVDLEKAVKLEKKLRRAEFNLEDFLDQLQQLKRMGPLQEILTMIPGANARAFRGIQVDDRALVRVEAIIRSMTVQERNNPNIINGSRRKRIARGSGTSVQDVNRVLNQFSMIVKMMKTMKHGGRGMRLPIGF, encoded by the coding sequence ATGTTCCAGGAATTGAGTGAAAAGCTTGAAGGTGTTCTGCGCAATCTGCGCGGTCAGGGCAAACTGACCGAAAAGAACATCGCCGAGAGCATGCGCGAAGTGCGCCGGGTGCTGCTGGAAGCCGACGTCAATTACAAGGTGGCCAAGCAGTTCATCGCCGAGGTGGAACAGCGCGCTCTCGGCCAGGAGGTGCTGCGCAGCATCACCCCCGGCCAGATGGTGGTCAAGATCATTTATGACGAGATGACCCGTCTGCTGGGCGAGAAAGAGGCGCCGCTGCAGTTCGGCAAGGCGCTGCCCGGTGTAATCCTGCTCGCCGGTTTGCAGGGTTCCGGCAAGACCACCTTTGCGGGTAAACTCGCCCGCCACCTGCGTAAAAAAGGCCGCAATCCCCTGATGATCGCGGCCGACATCTATCGGCCGGCGGCAGTCGAGCAGCTCAAGGTGCTTGGACGCAGCCTCAGTATTCCGGTCTATGCGGAAGAGAGCCGGGACGCGGCGGCGATCGCCGTGCATGGCCTCGACTATGCGCGCAAGAATCTGCTCGACACGGCCATTATCGACACCGCCGGCCGACTGCATATCGACGCCGAGATGATGGCGGAGGTTTCGCGCATCAAGGAAGCCACCGCCCCCGCGGAGATCCTATTCGTCGCCGACAGCATGACCGGCCAGGATGCCGTCACCACCGCCAGGGCGTTTCAGGAGCAGCTCGATTTCACCGGCGTGGTATTGACCAAGATGGATGGCGATGCCCGCGGCGGCGCTGCCCTTTCGATCCGGGCGGTCACCGGCAAGCCGATCAAGTTTGTCAGCGCCGGAGAAAAACTCGACGAGCTCGAGCCCTTTCACCCCGACCGGCTCGCCTCGCGGATCCTCGGTATGGGCGACGTCGTCAGCCTTGTCGAGAAGGCCCAGGAGGCCGTCGATCTCGAAAAGGCGGTCAAGCTCGAAAAAAAGCTGCGCCGGGCGGAGTTCAATCTGGAAGATTTTCTCGACCAGCTCCAGCAGCTCAAACGAATGGGGCCCCTGCAGGAGATCCTGACGATGATCCCGGGTGCTAATGCCCGGGCCTTCCGCGGGATACAGGTCGATGACCGGGCACTGGTGCGCGTCGAGGCGATCATTCGTTCCATGACGGTGCAAGAGCGCAACAACCCGAACATCATCAACGGCAGCCGGCGCAAGCGCATCGCGCGCGGCAGCGGCACCAGCGTTCAGGATGTCAACCGGGTGCTCAACCAGTTCAGTATGATCGTGAAAATGATGAAAACGATGAAGCATGGGGGCAGGGGCATGCGCCTGCCCATTGGATTTTAA
- the rimM gene encoding ribosome maturation factor RimM (Essential for efficient processing of 16S rRNA) encodes MVGRITRPHGVRGTLRIAPMTDHPERFRQLKQIWLSHSETERTPFSITRVQMQPDAVLVTLAGIDDRDAAEQWRAAWVEIPGTEVLPLPEGKHYLFEIIGVQVVTEDGVALGQVVDILRNPAHDVYVVRGEEREYLIPAVPEFIRQIDSETGLMIVHVVDGLLEL; translated from the coding sequence GTGGTCGGACGCATCACCCGACCGCACGGCGTGCGAGGCACCCTGCGCATCGCCCCGATGACCGACCATCCGGAGCGCTTCCGCCAGCTCAAACAGATCTGGCTGAGCCATAGCGAGACGGAGAGAACCCCCTTCTCCATCACTCGGGTGCAGATGCAGCCTGATGCAGTGCTTGTGACTCTGGCCGGAATCGATGACCGCGATGCTGCGGAACAATGGCGCGCCGCCTGGGTGGAGATTCCCGGTACTGAAGTGTTGCCTCTGCCGGAGGGCAAGCATTACCTTTTTGAGATCATCGGGGTCCAGGTGGTTACCGAGGATGGTGTGGCCCTGGGCCAGGTGGTGGATATCCTGCGCAACCCGGCCCACGATGTCTATGTGGTGCGCGGTGAGGAGCGCGAATATCTCATCCCGGCTGTTCCCGAGTTTATCCGCCAGATCGACAGCGAGACCGGCCTGATGATCGTCCACGTTGTGGATGGCTTGTTGGAATTGTAA
- the rpsP gene encoding 30S ribosomal protein S16, with protein MSVKLRLSRIGKKKQPYYRIVAIDSKSSRDGSYLDKIGHYNPVTQPATLTIDRAKALQWLNNGAIPSDTVNSLFRRQGILHEWDLRKRGISDEQVTEEMGKWQDAQIQRGKREEAKNAMAKRETEAQKPAKSAAGAEIKATVGTPAPAAEAEAPVEAAAPVAEADIVVEESAPAAAETASDAAESTEPKSEA; from the coding sequence TTGTCTGTAAAGTTGAGATTAAGCCGCATCGGTAAGAAGAAACAGCCCTATTACCGTATCGTCGCCATCGACTCCAAATCCTCACGTGATGGCTCTTATCTGGATAAAATCGGCCACTACAATCCCGTCACCCAGCCGGCCACGCTGACCATCGACCGGGCCAAAGCGCTGCAGTGGCTGAACAACGGCGCGATCCCTTCTGATACGGTTAACAGCCTGTTCCGCCGCCAGGGTATCCTGCACGAATGGGACCTGCGCAAACGCGGTATCAGCGACGAACAGGTCACCGAGGAAATGGGCAAGTGGCAGGATGCGCAGATTCAGCGCGGCAAGCGCGAAGAGGCTAAAAACGCCATGGCCAAACGCGAAACCGAAGCCCAGAAGCCGGCCAAATCCGCAGCGGGCGCCGAAATCAAGGCTACGGTGGGAACGCCGGCCCCCGCTGCCGAAGCCGAAGCTCCGGTGGAAGCGGCCGCCCCCGTTGCCGAGGCCGATATTGTGGTTGAAGAGAGTGCGCCGGCTGCCGCAGAGACGGCTTCCGACGCCGCAGAGAGCACTGAACCGAAGAGCGAAGCCTGA
- a CDS encoding AMP-binding protein — MVALHKRTLYELLRTAVANFPEDVALAFVDEEPFLFTQVGHHVMKMIAALRQRGIEPGDRIALLGENSPRWCMAYLAVTGMGAVIVPILNDFHKSDIHHIIRNSGAKGLFISSRLVHKVAELNLRSFEVVVALDDQDLEIDSEECEKFSDLIAGKEPRKRKKAARRNIEPEEEDLAEILYTSGTMGHSKGVMLSHKNIISNAQAATEAIQIDHNDCLLSILPLPHAYQCTCGFIAPFSLGAKVYFFKGLPTAATLLPAIQAVQPTIILSVPLIMDKIYKKKVLGEINSRMLSKTLYNLAPAKKVVHRIAGKRLLQAFGSRMRLMVFGGAATPPDLEAFLGDGKFPYTTGYGLTECSPLLTVNPVGRVKQQSAGKAVPGVSLRILDADPQTGIGEIVARGPNVMKGYYRNEEATRNAFTEDGWLITGDRGVIDADGYLFIKGRSKNIIVGPSGENIYPEEIEFHLSESPFVLESLVYEQAGRIVARIHLDMDAMEEAFHLSKLDGSEAARVVAQKLESIRTEVNARLAAYSRIHRIIEQPEEFEKTPTKKIKRYLYTN, encoded by the coding sequence ATGGTTGCATTGCACAAGCGTACACTGTACGAACTGTTGCGTACGGCAGTTGCCAACTTCCCCGAGGACGTGGCTCTCGCTTTTGTTGATGAAGAGCCCTTTCTTTTCACGCAGGTTGGCCATCATGTCATGAAGATGATAGCCGCGCTGCGGCAGCGGGGCATCGAGCCGGGAGACCGTATCGCTCTTTTAGGCGAAAACTCGCCTCGCTGGTGCATGGCCTACCTGGCGGTGACAGGAATGGGTGCGGTTATCGTGCCGATCCTCAACGATTTTCACAAGTCCGATATCCATCATATTATCCGGAATTCGGGCGCAAAGGGACTCTTCATTTCCAGCCGGCTGGTTCACAAGGTGGCCGAACTGAATCTGCGTTCTTTCGAGGTGGTGGTCGCGCTGGATGACCAGGATCTGGAGATCGACAGTGAGGAGTGCGAAAAGTTCAGCGATCTCATCGCCGGCAAGGAGCCGCGCAAGCGGAAAAAGGCGGCCAGACGCAATATTGAGCCGGAAGAAGAGGATCTGGCGGAGATTTTGTATACCTCCGGCACCATGGGGCACTCCAAGGGCGTCATGCTCAGCCATAAAAATATCATCTCGAATGCACAAGCAGCCACCGAGGCGATCCAGATCGATCATAACGACTGCCTGCTCTCGATCTTGCCGTTGCCGCATGCTTACCAGTGCACCTGCGGATTCATCGCCCCGTTCTCTCTGGGGGCTAAGGTCTATTTTTTCAAAGGATTGCCGACGGCTGCAACCCTGCTGCCCGCCATTCAAGCAGTGCAGCCGACTATCATTCTCTCCGTACCGCTGATCATGGACAAGATTTATAAAAAGAAGGTCCTCGGCGAGATCAACTCGCGTATGCTCTCCAAGACTCTGTACAATCTGGCACCAGCGAAAAAAGTGGTCCACCGCATCGCAGGCAAGCGGCTGCTGCAGGCCTTTGGCAGCCGCATGCGACTCATGGTTTTCGGCGGCGCGGCCACGCCTCCCGACCTTGAGGCCTTCCTCGGCGACGGAAAGTTCCCCTATACCACGGGATACGGTCTCACAGAATGCTCGCCGCTTTTAACCGTTAATCCGGTCGGCAGGGTCAAGCAGCAATCCGCCGGCAAGGCGGTTCCAGGTGTGTCTCTGCGCATTCTCGATGCGGACCCCCAAACCGGGATCGGCGAGATCGTCGCGCGCGGTCCCAACGTCATGAAGGGTTATTACCGCAACGAGGAAGCCACCCGCAATGCTTTCACCGAGGATGGCTGGCTGATCACCGGCGACCGCGGGGTGATCGATGCGGATGGCTATCTCTTCATCAAAGGGCGTTCCAAGAATATCATCGTCGGGCCGAGCGGCGAAAACATCTACCCCGAGGAGATCGAATTCCATCTCTCCGAATCCCCCTTTGTGCTCGAATCCCTGGTATACGAACAGGCGGGACGCATTGTAGCGCGCATCCACCTCGATATGGATGCGATGGAGGAGGCGTTTCATCTTTCCAAGCTCGATGGCTCGGAGGCCGCCAGGGTGGTGGCGCAGAAGCTGGAATCGATTCGGACGGAGGTCAATGCGCGGCTGGCTGCCTATTCCAGGATCCACCGGATTATTGAGCAGCCGGAGGAGTTTGA
- the trmD gene encoding tRNA (guanosine(37)-N1)-methyltransferase TrmD, with product MEIHVVAAFPGLLASPLGDSILKRAQARDLVQIYFHDIRTFATDKHQQIDDYGFGGGPGMILKPEPLFRCLEHLFATYALEGVPVTLMSAAGQLFTQKQAMILSLREKMILLCGHYKGIDERVIQTWVSEEISIGDYILTGGEIAAMVIIDAVVRLLPGAISDIDSAETDSFQSGLLDHPHYTRPQNFRGMEVPPVLLSGNHAEIRKWRLQHALDRTKTLRPDLYEKYNQQD from the coding sequence GTGGAAATCCATGTCGTCGCCGCATTTCCCGGCTTGCTCGCAAGCCCGCTGGGCGACAGCATTCTCAAGCGGGCGCAGGCCAGGGATCTGGTGCAGATCTATTTTCACGATATTCGCACTTTCGCTACCGACAAGCACCAGCAGATCGATGATTATGGATTTGGCGGCGGACCGGGCATGATCCTCAAACCCGAACCCCTCTTCCGCTGCCTTGAACATCTCTTTGCAACTTATGCGTTGGAGGGGGTGCCGGTAACTCTGATGTCAGCCGCCGGCCAGCTCTTCACCCAGAAGCAGGCCATGATCCTATCCTTGCGGGAAAAGATGATCCTGCTCTGCGGACATTACAAGGGCATCGACGAGCGCGTCATCCAGACCTGGGTTTCCGAGGAGATCTCGATCGGAGATTACATCCTCACCGGCGGCGAGATTGCGGCCATGGTGATCATCGATGCCGTAGTGCGGCTGCTGCCTGGGGCGATCAGCGACATCGATTCGGCGGAGACCGACTCCTTCCAGTCCGGCCTTCTGGACCATCCGCACTATACGCGCCCGCAGAATTTTCGCGGCATGGAAGTACCTCCGGTGCTGCTCTCCGGCAACCATGCCGAAATCCGCAAGTGGCGTTTGCAGCATGCCCTGGATCGAACCAAAACGCTGCGACCGGATCTCTACGAAAAGTATAATCAGCAGGATTGA